From one bacterium genomic stretch:
- a CDS encoding cold shock domain-containing protein yields MINSFRAKSTETHSTTDTGVVKWFSQKKGFGFIESSSGAEVFVHYSSIKGRGYRVLEPGDKVKYEAVAGPKGEQAFHVEVLS; encoded by the coding sequence ATGATCAATTCGTTTAGAGCGAAGTCAACTGAGACTCACAGTACGACCGACACAGGTGTGGTCAAATGGTTCTCTCAGAAGAAGGGCTTTGGTTTCATAGAATCTTCGAGCGGAGCTGAAGTGTTTGTTCACTATTCTTCAATCAAAGGCCGAGGCTACCGCGTACTTGAACCGGGCGACAAAGTAAAGTATGAAGCAGTGGCCGGGCCGAAGGGTGAGCAGGCTTTTCACGTCGAAGTACTGTCTTGA
- a CDS encoding gamma carbonic anhydrase family protein, which produces MALILPYQGKNPVIHENSWISPTSVIVGDVQIGSESSIWFGAVIRGDVNWIRIGNRTNVQDGAVCHVTIGTAPLLVEDEVSIGHAAVVHGCTLRSGCLIGIGARVLDLAIVGERSLIAAGAVVLEGSRVPAGELWAGVPARKKRDLSVDEQQSLLDTAARYVHYRLHYTGQAAEIPKDWLPR; this is translated from the coding sequence TTGGCATTGATTCTGCCCTATCAGGGCAAAAATCCAGTCATACATGAGAACAGTTGGATATCGCCAACATCAGTCATTGTTGGTGATGTTCAGATTGGTAGTGAGTCTTCGATTTGGTTCGGGGCGGTAATAAGAGGAGACGTGAACTGGATTCGTATTGGAAATCGTACGAATGTGCAAGACGGAGCAGTTTGCCATGTAACGATTGGGACTGCTCCTCTTCTGGTTGAAGACGAGGTTTCAATCGGGCATGCTGCGGTAGTGCATGGATGTACATTGCGATCCGGTTGCCTGATCGGAATTGGTGCCCGAGTCCTTGACCTTGCAATTGTGGGAGAACGATCCCTTATTGCCGCTGGTGCGGTCGTTCTCGAAGGATCTAGAGTTCCGGCAGGTGAACTCTGGGCGGGGGTGCCCGCACGGAAAAAGCGAGATTTGAGTGTGGATGAGCAGCAGAGTCTCTTAGATACGGCTGCTCGGTATGTCCACTATAGGCTTCATTATACAGGTCAGGCCGCGGAGATTCCCAAGGACTGGCTACCGAGGTAG